The DNA region CTGAGTTTCTTCTGGCAGCCTTGTTAAATGTAGCATTTCCCTTTCTTTGTTCTGTTCCCTCTCTTTGTACAAAATTAGTTTTAGTTCCTCAACTTTTCTCTCCAGCCATAATATCTCTTCCTGTACTATTGCTAGTTCTTCCAGAATCAGCCGAACCTGCAATATAAGTTCGCCTCTAAGCACAAGGCTTAAATGTTTTCCAGAGCATTTTCAAGAACACCACTAAACGccataaaacaaataattttcctTGACAGAATATATTTACGCCGAAACAAACGCACTTACCTCAGGGGGGACCATTGAGGAAAGACTTGGATGGGAGGAAACTGGCCCTTGAAGTGCAAAGCGCAAAACCCTGTTGAGTGCTTGTTCCCCATCAAGTACTCCTTGCAGTTTCTTGACCTACAGTATATGCTGTGACAAAGTTACATGCCATTTCTTGTAGTACCATTTTTCGGTGAGTTTTGCATTGGAAAAGTGTTCAAATTCAAATGCCAAAGACAGGTAAATGAGCATAAGCTCTCTTACCTCTTCCTCGAGGTCAAGTCTTTTCTGCCTCTCATCACTTCGTTGCATTAGTAAGTCCTCAAATTTCATTGCTTCACTCAAAGAGAAGGGAGCTCTTATAACATAAAAATCTGTGACCAAGTAGTGTATGATAGATGGAGAGAGCCTACAGGCTATGGACTgttattaaaatcaaaattggttGCCACCATAGTATATTTTTGCCTATTAGGTGTAGGACGTGGGTGCCACTATAGTATTATAGGCAGGTTGAATACTTGGCCGCTGTGGGCTTTTAAGAGGGGGCCCGAGACAAAGAGGAAAATAGAGGCATGAGAATGTGGGGTGGAAGAATCGATTAGCTGTGAAATCTGTGATTTTTGAGGTTGGTATTTGGTAACATTTGTGAGGTACATGACTATCCCATGAACTCATATGGTACATTTTtgcatttatttcattttcaacaGTGAGGTGTGAGACGTGAAGCCCATGATTATGAGAACTTTTCTTTGGACTTTTGGGCGGCAACTGGCAACTATGAAGGGGAAGTTAGGTTATTCATCCCAAAAAGAtcatacataataaataaaggcataaatacttatcaaaaataaataaataaaggcataaacaattttttttttttttataatatcaaaacCTTAAAATATAGAGCAGcacgccgtctgtgggaatcgaACCCACGACCACGTGGTTAAAAGCCACGCGCTCTACCGGCTGAGCTAAGACGGCTTGGATACCCTTTgttctatattttaaaatttgactaATTACATGTCCGAAGGAAGATTACAAAATCAAACTCAAAGTAAaacgccgtctgtgggaatcgaACCCACGACCACGTGGTTAAAAGCCACGCGCTCTACCGGCTGAGCTAAGACGGCTTTGACAATAGCTTTGTCTTAGAATtaagaaacccaaaaattaagaaggtttagctttttttttttttcgtatgtGAAGGATGCAATTTTGTAGCAGTTTTGGTAAGATAGGAATTTGGCTCAAGTATCAATGGTACTATATGACATTGTTTAAGGGGCACAACTAGATACAATAATTTAAgatcattgtttttatttttaggagtGAAATTAGGGATAAAAGAATACACCATTACAAATATAAGCTGCAAAGCCATGTTACATAAGGTTGTAAGCACCAGGCACAAATACAAATAGACATTGTAGGGCTAAAAGGATCTTAGCCTAGAGTTGAAGGAATTGATGGTCTGAAATTAATGAGATAAACCACTCTCATTTCGGTCTTTGTTATATCTTATGTTAAATTCACTCTTATTGAGGGCCAATTTTTTgcgaagggttttttttttcttcttctctttctcacCTTGTGTGACCGAGTTCACTTCAAGGGATCTCTTTTAATGAAACTTTTAGAAGTGTGATTCAGAGGGCCCAATAgagggcctttttttttttttttaaacaacctTTAATACCTCTATAAAAGCTAAGTGAATAAAGACATCAATGCAAGTTTCATTAACCTTAAACCACTTCATTTACTACCATCCTACATGATGCTATTTTCATGCTAAATATACTAGAGGCCAAAATAAGTTTCTTAAGTCCTTAATTACACATGgagaattctctctctctctctctcattttattcttttgtcaTATTCTAGGTCTGTCACCTTTGCTTACTGTAAaaatacacatcacatattctagGTGGTTTTCTTACTGTAAAAATACTGTCATATTTAATAAAGAACGGTAATTTTCCAAGTTGGGGGTTAGAGTTCAAGACTTTATAACGTTgctgcttttattttatttataaaaaaattgaacaggATCAATCTTATTGCCATAGTTGTTGATTTTACTAATGGTTTGGACTTCGAAGGAGCAAGACAAAAACTTTGATAATAACAATCTTTTAACATATTCTAGTTTCCAAAAGAAGATTAGTAACCTACACATACTATGGATAATCCATCTAATTCTTGAAATGTTCTCTCTACTACCATTGGAATTAAGACCAACCACATTCGGACATGATTCCTTTACCACTCCAGTCTAAAGGCTCCAGTTGATTTGGACAGATACCTTTCCCCCCTCAACCTTAATATTGATCTGTTCCCATCCCACGGATCAAATGAagcataaaattaatattacatATTAGCAGAAAAAAGTTTCATTGCGGCTTCAATTGTCCAAAATCCACCAACTGCACACAAATTCCATGTGTACCAAACTGGTAGAGGAACTAGTAGTCGTCACTTTGCTTCCACCCTCCCAACTCTTCTCCATGATATTGCTCTTCTAcctacaatatttaaaaaatgaaaaccacATTAATCAAACAAGAAATTGTAATTAAGATGTCATATACTCTTTTGGCTAATGGAAATCAATGCATCATTTATCACTCCATGTACCAACCATTTCAATCACAAGCAAAACATACCAGCACTTTCCAtcacaaaaaaggaaagaaatgacGGCACTATTTTTATCTATTCTAAGTATATTAGTAATATACATCTTAGAggcaaatatgtaattttgtgtTAGAGCTACATTATAAATCAgcaaaacttagatatagtTCCTCAACGGGTATACCTTAGGTTTCCCAATTGGATTGTAGCTAAGGAACTAGACCTAAGTATGTTGTTaggataaattaattaaccCTAAACACAGTTCTCTGAGTTAAAACACACACATTCAATAGGTCTTGAAATGACAACCTCATCCTTTACTCTATTCTTTCGAGAGGAGAAGGTACATATATACAGCACTATGTTGTTTACTTATCATTGTAACAAACAAAGCAACCAGCTCATAGCTCATATATAAGATTCAGAAATACCTTTCGGGTGAAAGTGACACCAACTTCAATCTCTCCGCAATAACTTTGGTCTTTGCGAACCACACTATATTTGCGAGGGTGTAACTCTGCAGTTCCATTCTCCACTCCTACTGCCATTAAATCCTCCACATAGATGCTGCATAGGGAAAATTTGTCTAGCATGATGAAGAACaatcaaaaaacaaagatatataATGCACATCAAATATTGCTTTTCATACTCTACACTATCTCTCCAGTCACATTTTCTTAAAGATACTAACCTTGACATTATCCTATCATTCACCCTCATTGTTTAGGTCTCAATGTCTATTCTAATTAGCTTCAAACCacataacaaattatatattttggaaTTTGGAGGAGATTTGTTTATGAAAGTCTTAACTCTTTAAGAACATAAAATGTAACTAAGAAACATGTTGTTATGATGTCTTACGTGGCTTGCCCAATGAAGTCATCAGCAGAGAATGTGTCCTTATCCATGATGTTTAGAATAAGTTTGTATTGGTCTCCTTGTCCTGGATACTCTAC from Castanea sativa cultivar Marrone di Chiusa Pesio chromosome 6, ASM4071231v1 includes:
- the LOC142638972 gene encoding 16 kDa phloem protein 1; this translates as MAIGLMEVLLVNAKGLGDTDFVGGMDPYVLIQYKSQERKSSVAQGQGGSPVWNEKITFRVEYPGQGDQYKLILNIMDKDTFSADDFIGQATIYVEDLMAVGVENGTAELHPRKYSVVRKDQSYCGEIEVGVTFTRKVEEQYHGEELGGWKQSDDY